The Mycolicibacterium doricum genome includes a region encoding these proteins:
- a CDS encoding tRNA-specific adenosine deaminase — translation MEDAVAFSIAHVRSGGLPFVGLVFTDDGYVSDYGVNQVQKTGDPSAHAEIVAMRAMLRQRGLADLNGMSLLATGEPCGLCYEFALEHRIRRIYVAVDSDTVARWGFDYRRSYSALGIDRTHVADIVTPLPVSTALEPFERYLDRHSLDRHSSG, via the coding sequence ATGGAGGACGCGGTCGCGTTCAGCATTGCCCACGTCCGCTCCGGCGGACTACCTTTCGTCGGCCTTGTCTTCACCGACGACGGGTACGTCTCCGACTACGGCGTCAACCAGGTTCAGAAAACCGGAGACCCCAGCGCGCACGCCGAGATCGTCGCGATGCGAGCCATGCTCCGGCAGCGCGGGCTCGCCGATCTGAACGGCATGTCGCTGCTGGCCACCGGCGAGCCTTGCGGGCTGTGCTACGAGTTCGCGCTCGAGCATCGCATCAGACGGATCTATGTTGCTGTCGACAGTGACACAGTCGCCAGATGGGGCTTCGATTACCGCCGCAGCTATTCCGCGTTGGGCATCGACCGGACCCACGTCGCCGACATCGTCACGCCCCTTCCCGTCAGCACCGCGTTGGAGCCCTTTGAACGCTACCTCGACCGACACAGCTTGGACCGACACAGCTCCGGCTGA
- a CDS encoding LysE/ArgO family amino acid transporter produces the protein MTGTYLAGIALGLALIIPIGAQNVFVINEALKLGMPRALIPALTAAACDTLLIAIGAVGASALLSKVPGVKTTLLVFGAGFLLYLGIQSLRSHQPDDDQQVLVFKPIALIAKTIAVSLLNPHAILDTVGVIGTSIAAVPAATRPTFAAGTMTGSLLWFLAISALAATLSQWLNPKRRRYVDMASGVILLVFAAILAIEAIRVLTVG, from the coding sequence GTGACCGGCACTTATCTAGCGGGCATCGCATTAGGGCTCGCGCTGATCATCCCCATCGGTGCGCAAAACGTATTCGTGATCAACGAAGCACTGAAGCTCGGGATGCCGCGCGCACTCATCCCGGCCCTGACCGCCGCCGCCTGCGACACCCTTCTCATCGCGATTGGCGCGGTCGGAGCATCTGCCCTGCTATCCAAGGTTCCCGGAGTCAAAACGACGTTACTAGTATTCGGTGCAGGATTCTTACTCTACCTAGGCATCCAATCCCTGCGCTCACACCAACCCGACGACGATCAACAAGTCCTAGTCTTCAAACCAATCGCCCTGATAGCAAAGACAATTGCGGTCTCACTCCTTAATCCGCATGCAATCTTGGACACAGTCGGAGTCATAGGCACCAGCATCGCCGCCGTACCTGCCGCCACACGTCCGACGTTCGCAGCAGGAACGATGACCGGTTCCCTGCTTTGGTTCCTTGCCATATCGGCACTCGCGGCGACTCTATCTCAATGGCTCAACCCCAAACGGCGACGATACGTGGACATGGCCTCCGGAGTCATCTTGCTCGTCTTCGCTGCCATCTTGGCAATCGAAGCCATCCGAGTACTTACTGTGGGGTAG
- a CDS encoding DegT/DnrJ/EryC1/StrS family aminotransferase gives MAESVDISSVLGPPVRDLGTSPSTPVVGELDEEFVVPVLRSGRWGLDSTGGQPVLPGVEVRTAVSEGLGVEQARLAAEFEHFQGASHAVPVANGTRAIVVALMAAAVGAERLGKRPIVPGGKVLVPSMTWQATLGAPIDRRLIPVMVDVDPLTGVVDPAAVEQALAADQGREIVAVILPHLYCRMVDTPAIGSLCDDYGVISIEDCAHAHGGVIRGYPAGSVADFGTWSFQSSKSIGSGEGGMVTTRHPWLVDQLVSITTCGRRLGESVPFQSGNERLSSVQAALLRAQLRRFYFEQLPVKQDVLIELEATMATLDGVIPMAAQPFVDQQVTYKVLGRIALAGFGGLSLTQIIDGYRYLVNCEVTRLYEPLDQTDVYQPQADPANRWSEEFYEALDPRRFDLSNAHALFNSTIAFEHAVLLDRDFPEHFGRATDVLRMRAPQLAVTR, from the coding sequence TTGGCTGAATCAGTAGATATCTCGTCCGTTCTCGGGCCGCCGGTGCGCGATCTAGGGACCTCCCCGAGCACGCCGGTCGTCGGTGAACTCGACGAAGAGTTCGTTGTCCCCGTGCTGCGGTCGGGTCGATGGGGACTCGACAGCACAGGTGGGCAACCGGTGCTGCCAGGCGTCGAGGTGCGGACGGCCGTCAGCGAAGGCCTGGGGGTGGAGCAGGCACGGCTGGCCGCGGAGTTCGAGCATTTCCAGGGTGCGTCGCATGCGGTGCCGGTCGCCAACGGCACCCGCGCGATCGTCGTCGCCCTGATGGCCGCGGCCGTCGGGGCGGAGCGGCTCGGCAAACGCCCGATTGTGCCGGGCGGCAAGGTGCTGGTGCCCAGCATGACGTGGCAGGCAACGCTGGGCGCGCCGATCGACCGTCGACTGATACCGGTGATGGTCGATGTCGACCCGCTGACCGGCGTGGTCGACCCTGCCGCAGTCGAGCAGGCGTTGGCGGCTGATCAGGGCCGCGAGATCGTCGCAGTGATCCTTCCGCATCTGTACTGCCGGATGGTTGATACGCCGGCGATCGGATCGTTGTGTGACGACTACGGTGTGATCTCGATCGAGGACTGTGCGCATGCACACGGCGGAGTGATCCGGGGATACCCGGCGGGGTCGGTCGCCGACTTCGGAACCTGGTCGTTTCAATCATCGAAGTCGATCGGTTCCGGCGAAGGCGGGATGGTGACGACACGTCACCCATGGCTCGTCGACCAGCTGGTCTCGATCACGACCTGCGGCCGCAGACTCGGCGAGTCAGTTCCCTTCCAATCCGGCAATGAACGGCTGAGCTCCGTGCAGGCCGCCCTGCTGCGAGCACAGCTGCGTCGCTTCTATTTCGAGCAGCTGCCGGTCAAACAAGACGTGCTGATCGAACTCGAGGCCACGATGGCCACGTTGGACGGCGTGATTCCGATGGCGGCGCAACCGTTTGTGGATCAGCAGGTGACCTACAAGGTTTTGGGCCGGATCGCGCTCGCCGGGTTCGGCGGCCTGTCGTTGACGCAGATCATCGACGGCTACCGGTATCTGGTGAACTGCGAGGTGACCAGGCTGTACGAGCCGCTGGACCAGACGGATGTCTATCAGCCACAGGCCGATCCGGCCAATCGCTGGTCGGAGGAGTTCTACGAGGCGCTGGATCCGCGGCGCTTCGACCTGTCCAATGCGCATGCGCTCTTCAACAGCACCATCGCGTTCGAGCATGCGGTGCTTCTGGATCGCGACTTCCCGGAACACTTCGGTCGGGCTACCGACGTTCTGCGAATGCGAGCCCCTCAGTTGGCCGTAACACGCTGA
- a CDS encoding maleate cis-trans isomerase family protein codes for MWKSDGWDAKFKLGLVTPHADIGPEAEAQAILAGHSATVHGARVDFSPMHPGGHIDDKIAHDPVLQFIQPEVIDQTVASLSSAPLDAIGLAFTSSSFKVGAAGENELLARLAHISHGVRLATTGTAAVAASQALQLERIAVMAPSWFDDELCEAGTAYFADQGLDVISVTPCGPEGGPQAITPAKMAGAIRGLVERTRARAVFVAGNGQRAVGAINQAERKLGVTVLTANQVLVWSCLQGSVIRGRIAGYGRLFASA; via the coding sequence ATGTGGAAGTCCGACGGATGGGACGCGAAGTTCAAACTCGGGCTCGTCACCCCGCACGCCGACATCGGTCCGGAAGCCGAGGCTCAAGCCATTCTCGCCGGGCACTCGGCCACCGTTCACGGGGCCCGAGTGGATTTCTCGCCGATGCATCCGGGTGGGCACATCGACGACAAGATTGCCCACGACCCGGTTCTGCAGTTCATCCAGCCCGAGGTGATCGATCAGACCGTCGCCAGCCTTTCCAGTGCCCCCCTTGACGCGATCGGGCTGGCGTTCACCAGTTCGTCGTTCAAGGTAGGTGCCGCCGGCGAGAATGAACTCCTCGCCCGCTTGGCCCACATCAGTCACGGGGTCAGGCTCGCCACCACGGGCACCGCGGCGGTAGCGGCGAGTCAGGCGCTGCAACTCGAGCGAATCGCGGTCATGGCCCCGTCGTGGTTCGACGACGAACTGTGCGAGGCCGGCACCGCGTACTTCGCCGATCAGGGCCTCGACGTGATCTCGGTAACTCCCTGCGGGCCGGAGGGTGGGCCGCAGGCGATCACGCCTGCCAAGATGGCCGGAGCGATCCGCGGCTTGGTAGAGCGTACGCGAGCGCGCGCGGTGTTCGTCGCGGGCAACGGTCAGCGAGCCGTCGGTGCGATCAATCAGGCCGAGCGGAAGCTGGGTGTCACGGTCCTGACCGCCAACCAAGTCCTTGTCTGGTCGTGTCTGCAAGGGTCGGTGATTCGGGGACGGATCGCCGGCTACGGCCGCCTCTTCGCTAGCGCGTGA
- a CDS encoding DMT family transporter, producing MHWLYLGIAVIFEVAVAISASNAHGFTRPGWTVATLISGGIATYFLSLALLTFDVGVGYAIWTSIASVGIVVLGAVLFGQKLNWKKVLGIVLVIGGVVGLRLSGAA from the coding sequence ATGCACTGGCTCTATTTGGGGATCGCGGTGATCTTCGAGGTTGCCGTGGCCATCTCGGCAAGCAACGCGCACGGTTTCACCCGACCGGGCTGGACCGTCGCCACCCTCATCAGCGGCGGCATCGCCACCTACTTCCTCAGCCTCGCCCTGCTGACGTTCGACGTCGGCGTCGGCTACGCGATCTGGACTTCCATCGCCAGCGTCGGAATCGTCGTCCTGGGCGCGGTGTTGTTCGGCCAAAAGCTGAACTGGAAGAAGGTTCTCGGGATCGTCCTCGTCATCGGGGGTGTCGTTGGACTGCGCCTTAGCGGCGCTGCCTAG
- a CDS encoding DMT family transporter, with protein MASTRENDTKQGFGWFMLLLAGMFEIGYALSVGGSQAFTVLSWSLVAVVFFLLTLFFLSLALKTIDVGIGYAVWAGIGSVGSAVLGVYLFDQPLTLIQAVFLAVIIAGVIWLKLADSPALETDRIGL; from the coding sequence ATGGCATCGACACGCGAGAACGACACGAAACAGGGCTTCGGCTGGTTCATGCTCCTGCTCGCCGGAATGTTTGAGATAGGCTACGCGCTCAGCGTGGGAGGCAGCCAAGCGTTCACCGTACTGAGCTGGTCACTCGTAGCGGTGGTGTTCTTCCTGCTGACGCTGTTCTTCCTCAGCCTCGCTCTCAAGACCATCGACGTGGGCATCGGGTACGCCGTGTGGGCCGGCATCGGCTCGGTCGGCTCCGCAGTCCTGGGCGTCTACCTGTTCGATCAACCGCTGACCCTGATCCAGGCGGTGTTCCTGGCCGTCATCATCGCCGGCGTCATCTGGCTCAAACTTGCCGACAGCCCCGCACTCGAAACCGACCGCATCGGCCTTTGA
- a CDS encoding Gfo/Idh/MocA family protein: MTDTIRRVAIVGASSAVAPRHLEALLALPSTEVVALVEVDPNKAERLRLAHPEIAVYPQAADIDQDGIDLAVVCVPDFAHGPVVVECLDRGWNVLCEKPLTDDVALAEDLFAHADKVGLLLAVGYQRRFMLAKLGEQIVNGLIGDLYWVDAWWLRRAGHPASRREFTRRGLGVRGDLVPHLLSQTLQFLDPGQLVVQARDWRISPGWRSEDVARLTVRDDKGVELQAHVAYDKPHVDAVDDCGIACYGTLGSIHVQLPTTHDQLWANRNPPTLFSRDGSPARKLDPLPSTQQCHLLQAQAVIDALTAGSAPAEQQAAEMTLIRTVAAAQASATWRGVAVPIENLGTAVGKRRYAS, from the coding sequence GTGACCGACACAATCAGGCGGGTCGCGATCGTGGGGGCTTCCTCGGCCGTGGCTCCCCGGCATCTCGAAGCTCTACTGGCGCTGCCCTCGACAGAGGTTGTCGCTTTGGTCGAAGTTGACCCGAACAAGGCGGAACGACTCCGGCTTGCGCATCCCGAGATCGCCGTGTATCCGCAGGCCGCGGATATCGATCAGGATGGGATCGACCTGGCGGTGGTGTGTGTTCCCGACTTCGCGCACGGACCGGTGGTGGTCGAATGTCTGGATCGCGGCTGGAATGTGTTGTGCGAGAAGCCGCTGACTGACGACGTGGCGCTTGCCGAAGACCTATTCGCGCACGCCGACAAGGTCGGGCTGCTCCTGGCTGTTGGTTATCAGCGCCGCTTCATGCTCGCGAAGTTGGGTGAACAGATCGTCAACGGGTTGATCGGAGACCTGTATTGGGTCGACGCATGGTGGCTGCGGCGCGCCGGGCATCCCGCCTCACGACGGGAGTTCACGCGTCGCGGCTTAGGTGTTCGCGGAGACCTTGTCCCACACTTGCTTTCGCAGACACTGCAATTCCTCGATCCTGGCCAGCTTGTCGTTCAGGCGCGTGATTGGCGGATCAGTCCGGGCTGGAGGAGCGAGGACGTGGCCCGGCTCACCGTTCGAGACGATAAGGGCGTCGAATTGCAGGCGCACGTCGCCTACGACAAACCGCACGTCGACGCAGTCGACGACTGCGGGATCGCATGTTACGGAACCCTCGGTTCCATCCATGTCCAGCTCCCGACCACCCACGATCAGTTGTGGGCGAACCGAAATCCACCCACGCTGTTCTCTCGGGACGGATCGCCTGCGCGCAAGCTCGACCCGTTGCCGTCCACACAGCAGTGCCACCTGCTACAGGCTCAAGCGGTTATCGATGCCCTGACAGCCGGGTCGGCCCCAGCCGAACAGCAGGCCGCGGAGATGACATTGATTCGAACCGTCGCTGCGGCACAAGCTTCCGCGACGTGGCGTGGAGTCGCCGTTCCGATCGAAAACCTCGGCACCGCTGTCGGTAAGCGACGCTACGCCTCCTGA
- a CDS encoding alpha/beta fold hydrolase, with translation MAVVEPTELSLRGGIRVWIGGAGQDLVLLHGAWAGAAAHWSHVWDRLAECYRVIAPDLPGLGDDRSAGLRSAEEYVRWCTEALAILGVERAWLVGNSFGAGIAVRMASQSPVHGLVLVNGLPPPSLPKPALPLLRLAPVRAGITAFFRRDAYNPSTLARAFADPANCPDPIAAVCAGAYPERLRTVVDVVLAGDPPARPPSIRTLVIWGTADRLAGSSVKAARRYVDSLPGSNLRLIADAGHLPQVERPDAFVETLTGFCSD, from the coding sequence ATGGCCGTTGTCGAACCGACTGAGCTGAGCCTCCGCGGAGGTATCAGGGTATGGATCGGAGGCGCCGGTCAGGATCTCGTGCTTCTGCACGGCGCCTGGGCGGGCGCCGCTGCACATTGGTCGCATGTATGGGACCGCCTCGCCGAGTGCTATCGGGTCATCGCACCCGATCTGCCCGGGCTCGGTGACGACCGATCGGCGGGTCTCCGCAGCGCCGAGGAGTATGTCCGATGGTGCACCGAGGCGCTCGCCATCCTCGGCGTCGAACGAGCTTGGCTCGTCGGCAACAGCTTCGGCGCGGGTATCGCCGTCCGCATGGCCTCGCAGAGTCCCGTCCACGGCCTGGTTTTGGTGAACGGCCTGCCGCCGCCGTCGCTGCCCAAGCCGGCGCTGCCGCTCCTGCGGCTGGCACCGGTGCGGGCGGGCATCACCGCGTTCTTCCGTCGCGACGCCTATAACCCCTCCACGCTGGCCCGGGCCTTCGCGGATCCGGCGAACTGCCCGGACCCAATCGCCGCTGTGTGCGCAGGTGCATACCCTGAGCGATTGCGCACCGTCGTGGACGTGGTCCTCGCGGGCGACCCGCCTGCGCGGCCACCGAGCATCCGCACGCTGGTGATATGGGGGACGGCCGACCGACTGGCGGGCAGCTCGGTCAAGGCTGCACGGCGGTACGTCGATTCGTTGCCCGGCTCCAATCTCCGGTTGATCGCCGACGCGGGCCACCTGCCCCAGGTCGAGCGGCCGGACGCCTTCGTCGAGACGCTCACCGGCTTCTGCTCCGATTGA
- a CDS encoding B3/B4 domain-containing protein → MLLVSPDVRKLAPDVDIALVCVEGIDQSVIDGCLDERVQNLDKQLQSGKIVYDEHSPHIEAWHEIYRKFGINPRRQRPSFDALTKRACKAGALPRVFPVVDAYNYVSVLHGIPAGAYDFHKLGDEIELRLSRNGDEFLAIGTDTPEVLPDGQVVYSTGNTVMTSCWNYRDANQTKVDERTTKAVFIFESIRGVGANLRRPIADLAGILDIPQNDLDVQLVSTSTAL, encoded by the coding sequence ATGTTGTTGGTGTCTCCAGACGTTCGTAAGCTGGCCCCGGACGTAGATATCGCTTTAGTCTGCGTCGAGGGAATCGACCAAAGCGTTATAGATGGCTGTCTGGACGAACGCGTGCAAAACCTCGACAAGCAACTTCAATCTGGAAAAATTGTCTACGACGAGCACAGCCCCCACATCGAGGCTTGGCACGAAATCTACCGGAAGTTCGGTATAAACCCGCGCCGACAACGACCAAGCTTCGATGCGCTCACGAAGAGAGCATGTAAGGCCGGTGCGCTCCCCCGCGTGTTTCCGGTAGTGGATGCGTACAACTATGTGTCAGTCCTGCATGGAATACCAGCCGGTGCATATGATTTCCATAAATTAGGCGATGAGATCGAACTACGTCTCTCACGAAACGGGGACGAATTCCTTGCCATCGGAACCGATACCCCAGAAGTGCTACCGGATGGTCAGGTCGTGTATTCGACCGGGAACACCGTCATGACTTCCTGCTGGAACTATCGCGATGCAAATCAGACGAAAGTAGACGAACGCACAACCAAAGCCGTGTTCATCTTCGAGTCCATACGCGGAGTCGGGGCAAACTTGCGCCGCCCTATAGCTGACTTAGCCGGAATACTTGATATCCCTCAAAACGACTTGGATGTGCAGCTCGTGAGCACCTCAACAGCGCTGTGA
- a CDS encoding MFS transporter produces MNGALWRQPTVWAALGLFLLNGLGYAALASRLPELQQRYDLSDAQMGFARIGFVVGLTATMLVAPQIVRRVGAARAAPIAAGLYLAGIGLAGMGIGLWATVAWLLMAGVFNALLDIGQNVLAVRLEKIHMAGTTHARANGLLSPLEGFQAVGGTLGAGFGLLTAGRIPLLHSFITLTAVGIVGTASVFVILRRFHLATAPMGVEPAPQPHPSVAPRRTSWATGLLERIRVAYPPSLRWLTAMSFSALLLEGMLTNWLAILAVHSGASLTSAGLALTLFIGSVCAGRLGFGPLSRHLDRVWLVRISGLFVIAGITGIVTHSVTGSVALAVASAVTGLGLANLHPFCTGSVGHGVNAGDEERALGKLNRIAYTGIALEGVLIGALAAAIGLTPAIAVIGLLAFLFVVKAPLFTTHGAVLTN; encoded by the coding sequence ATGAACGGCGCCTTGTGGCGGCAACCGACGGTGTGGGCCGCACTAGGATTGTTCCTGCTCAACGGGCTCGGCTACGCCGCACTGGCGTCGCGGCTGCCCGAACTCCAACAACGCTACGACCTGTCGGACGCGCAGATGGGGTTTGCCCGCATCGGATTCGTCGTCGGGCTCACCGCGACGATGCTCGTGGCCCCGCAAATCGTGCGCCGTGTCGGAGCGGCCCGCGCCGCGCCCATCGCCGCCGGGCTCTATCTGGCCGGTATCGGGCTGGCCGGGATGGGAATCGGGCTGTGGGCGACCGTCGCCTGGCTGCTGATGGCCGGAGTATTCAATGCTCTGCTCGATATCGGCCAGAACGTCCTCGCGGTCCGCCTGGAGAAGATCCACATGGCCGGGACCACACACGCCCGGGCGAACGGTCTGCTCTCACCGCTGGAAGGATTCCAGGCAGTCGGCGGCACCCTCGGCGCCGGCTTCGGGCTCCTGACAGCCGGGCGTATCCCGCTGCTGCACAGCTTCATCACGCTCACCGCAGTCGGGATCGTCGGCACCGCCTCAGTATTCGTCATACTCCGCCGCTTCCACTTGGCTACGGCGCCAATGGGTGTGGAGCCGGCCCCGCAACCACACCCATCCGTCGCTCCGCGTCGAACCAGTTGGGCGACTGGGTTGCTGGAGCGGATCAGGGTGGCGTATCCGCCGTCGCTGCGCTGGTTGACGGCGATGAGTTTTTCCGCGCTGCTGTTGGAGGGAATGCTCACCAACTGGCTCGCCATTCTCGCCGTGCACTCCGGGGCGTCGCTGACCTCGGCCGGCCTCGCGCTGACGCTGTTCATCGGCTCCGTCTGCGCCGGACGACTCGGGTTCGGGCCGCTGAGCCGACACCTGGACCGGGTATGGTTGGTCCGTATCAGCGGCCTGTTCGTTATCGCCGGAATCACCGGAATCGTGACTCATTCTGTCACCGGAAGCGTCGCTCTGGCGGTGGCTTCGGCCGTCACCGGTCTGGGCCTGGCCAACCTTCATCCCTTCTGCACCGGATCTGTCGGCCACGGCGTCAACGCGGGAGACGAAGAACGAGCACTGGGCAAACTCAACCGAATAGCCTACACCGGAATCGCGCTCGAAGGCGTGCTGATCGGCGCGTTGGCCGCCGCTATCGGCCTCACCCCAGCGATCGCCGTCATCGGTCTGCTCGCCTTCCTGTTCGTCGTCAAGGCGCCGCTGTTCACCACCCACGGAGCCGTTCTCACGAATTGA
- a CDS encoding fatty acid desaturase, with the protein MTALETSNVTRLASHRELKRGYSTPPSIRGALAEMHETSLLKSVATVGADHVLAACSLGIAGRTGSQNAVIRAFCMVAASTVCARAFRGLENLVHEASHFNWSRDRRELNDRLSILLAAAPVGVKLSTYRAEHLLHHGKFGSESDPDFIRYRELGIDDLDRTNVWRFTGMLARKFVRYQQGWFKSSSGSFIRSFALPSVYASALILPQTRWIGSRGVIHALVCWMLTTRVTLPLIRFVAESSEHRFTGRTSVFEATISNLGWFQKVLFHPHGDGYHTIHHLWPGIPHHKVAATHRLLMSFPEGDYAQKLRYRTKLFESDRSQTQ; encoded by the coding sequence ATGACTGCACTAGAGACGTCGAACGTTACTCGGCTTGCTTCTCATCGGGAGCTAAAACGCGGGTACTCCACACCTCCCTCGATTCGCGGGGCGTTGGCAGAGATGCACGAGACCTCTCTGCTGAAAAGCGTGGCGACTGTCGGCGCCGATCATGTCCTAGCTGCATGTTCTCTGGGTATAGCTGGACGTACCGGGAGCCAGAACGCGGTCATCCGTGCTTTCTGCATGGTAGCCGCCAGCACGGTATGTGCTCGCGCATTTCGTGGACTGGAGAACCTCGTCCATGAGGCTTCTCATTTCAACTGGTCACGGGACCGACGAGAGCTAAATGACAGGTTGTCCATTTTGCTGGCTGCGGCCCCTGTCGGCGTGAAGCTTTCAACCTACCGAGCTGAACACTTGCTGCACCACGGCAAATTCGGTTCCGAATCCGATCCAGATTTCATCCGCTACCGAGAACTGGGCATTGATGATCTGGATCGGACGAATGTCTGGCGGTTCACAGGGATGCTGGCCCGGAAGTTTGTTCGCTACCAACAAGGATGGTTCAAGTCGAGTTCAGGAAGTTTTATACGCAGTTTTGCGCTGCCTTCGGTGTACGCCTCAGCATTGATCCTGCCGCAAACGAGGTGGATCGGCAGCCGAGGAGTGATCCACGCACTTGTCTGCTGGATGCTCACAACCCGAGTCACGCTCCCGCTGATAAGGTTCGTAGCGGAAAGCAGCGAGCACAGATTCACGGGCAGGACCAGTGTCTTCGAGGCAACGATCTCCAACCTGGGATGGTTCCAGAAGGTTCTTTTTCATCCGCACGGAGACGGATACCACACGATTCATCATCTATGGCCAGGAATCCCCCACCACAAGGTGGCGGCCACTCACCGCTTGTTGATGAGCTTCCCAGAAGGTGACTATGCGCAAAAGTTGCGTTACCGTACGAAACTCTTTGAGTCTGACCGGTCGCAAACACAATAG
- a CDS encoding DsbA family oxidoreductase, with translation MTTKVSVFVDYVCPYCFLAEGAIEELKRDRDVVADIRPFELRPDPVPTLRPEDDYLPTVWNRSVYPMARRLGVPISLPTISPQPRTEKAFLVLQLAAERGLAEAYSHAMFAAFFQDDRDVGREEVIIDVAASVGLARSDVEAALTSRQRADRHADDLTYAVRQVGVQAVPSFLIGDRLLSGVHDATQLKAAVDEFARTAAIS, from the coding sequence ATGACCACCAAGGTGAGCGTATTCGTGGATTACGTGTGCCCGTACTGCTTCCTGGCTGAGGGAGCGATCGAGGAACTCAAGCGCGACCGGGACGTCGTGGCCGACATCCGGCCGTTCGAGTTGAGGCCCGACCCGGTACCGACTCTTCGGCCGGAGGACGACTACCTGCCGACCGTGTGGAACAGGTCGGTGTATCCGATGGCGCGCCGGTTGGGGGTGCCGATCTCACTGCCCACGATCTCCCCGCAGCCGCGCACGGAGAAGGCGTTTCTTGTGTTGCAGCTGGCGGCCGAGCGCGGGCTCGCCGAAGCGTACTCGCACGCGATGTTCGCGGCGTTCTTCCAGGACGATCGCGACGTCGGGCGAGAGGAGGTGATCATCGACGTGGCGGCCTCGGTGGGCTTAGCCCGGTCGGACGTCGAGGCCGCCCTGACCAGCCGGCAACGAGCCGACCGCCACGCCGACGACCTGACCTACGCAGTCCGGCAGGTTGGGGTCCAGGCGGTGCCGAGCTTCCTGATCGGTGACCGTCTGCTGTCCGGCGTCCACGACGCGACTCAGCTCAAAGCCGCGGTGGACGAGTTTGCCCGCACGGCGGCCATCTCATGA
- a CDS encoding MarR family winged helix-turn-helix transcriptional regulator, protein MFAAAVDARLGKWLADTCRFGLTEYRALLLLSGAPERELRIHDLAEQVGLNQSSVTRLLGRLEAKSLTYRDTCPDDGRGVFAVITEKGLDLVQELREPFEAKVVETLDDVAALGPALEPRQLSMAFAAIGAHLWA, encoded by the coding sequence ATGTTCGCCGCGGCCGTGGATGCCAGACTCGGCAAGTGGCTTGCAGACACCTGCCGTTTTGGCTTGACAGAGTATCGGGCCCTGCTTCTGCTCAGTGGAGCGCCGGAGCGCGAGCTGCGGATCCACGATCTGGCCGAGCAGGTTGGTTTGAACCAGAGTTCGGTGACCAGGCTTCTCGGACGGCTGGAGGCCAAGTCGCTCACTTACCGCGACACGTGCCCTGACGACGGTCGGGGCGTGTTTGCGGTGATCACCGAGAAGGGTCTGGATCTGGTGCAGGAGCTGCGCGAGCCCTTCGAGGCCAAGGTCGTGGAGACTCTCGACGACGTGGCCGCCCTCGGCCCGGCATTGGAGCCTCGGCAGCTGAGCATGGCTTTCGCGGCCATCGGTGCACACCTCTGGGCGTAA